DNA sequence from the Tissierellales bacterium genome:
TATAATTTGTTTAATCGTTATGATGTGACTAGAACTATTCGCTATGGGATATTGGAAGATACCTTGGATTATGAAGGGGCACTGATTTTTAATGAGAATGTATTAAAAAGCAGTGGGTTAGGTGCTGCGAATTATCATTATAAAACAGGTGATAGAGTCAGAAAAGGGAAAAAAGTTTTAGATATTGGTGTAAGTAATGTGTCAGGTAATCAAGAGAAGTCTGCACAATATGATGTAGAAGCACTTTCAATAGCTCAAATGATAAGAAATTCAGAAGAAATTGATACTCAGAAGATAAAAACAATGAAGAATGCAATAATAAGTTCACGCTATGACGATAGAAAAAAATCCAATGAAATGAGTAGAGTTAACGTAAAAGCTTCATCAAATTATGCAATGCAAGCGGGAATGTTTACTAGTTTTACAGATCAGATGGAAGGCTATTATACATTGGAAAATTTTCAAACTATGAAACTAATACCTATAAGTGAGATGATAGATCGAAGTGAATCTCCAATTGTTCAAAGTGGTGATGTTGTAGGTCGAATTGTAGATAATTATGTTTACTATATTGTGTTCGATATAAAGAAAGAAGATGAAAAATATTTTGAGTTAAAAACAAAGCGTGAGTTGATACTTGATGAAGGTATGATTATAAAGGGTATTGTAGCTAATAAAAGTGAATTTGATGATAAAGTTCGAATTCTAATGAGTTTTAAAGAAAATGCAGAATATTTTTTGAGTCGGAGATGGGTAGATTTCAAAGTAATTATAGATCATGAGCAGGGATTGTTGATTCCTAAAACAGCTCTTTCAACTCATGAGGAGAAAATAGGTGTATATGTTGAAAATATTGATCAAACTTACACGTTCAAACCAATAAGTATAATAAAAGAGAATGAAGTAAATGTGGTTGTAAAAGAAAACTATTTCAAAAAAGATGACAAAACGTTTAAGACTGTAAAACTATACGATGATGTTTTAATTGATTCAGAAAATATATCTCATTATAAGGTAAGGTAGGTGTCCGGAAATGACAATTGAGGAAAGACTAAGAGCAGTATATGATAAAATAGAATGTGCAACAGAAAGAGCTGGAAGGGAAAAAGGTTCTGTAGATTTGGTTTGTGTAACCAAAACGGTTCCATTTGAAAGAATGAAACCAGCATTAGATGTTGGAGTAAAAATTATTGGAGAGAGTAAAACTACTGAGTTGATAGAGAAAAGTGGATTAGTAGCTCCATATGGTGTTGAAAAGCATTTTATTGGTCATTTGCAGTCTAATAAGGCAAAACAGATAATAAATGAAGTTGATTTATTACATTCGCTAGATAGATGGTCATTAGCAGAAGCTTTGCAGAAAAAATTAGAAAATGGAGATTCTACACTTGATGTATTAATTCAGGTAAATGTTTCTAAAGAAAAATCAAAAGGTGGAGTATTTGTTGAGGAAATTCACGATTTTGTTGAAGAAATGAGAAACCTTAAATTGTTGAAAATTAAAGGTTTAATGACTATGGCTCCTTATGCTGATAATCCAGAAAATGTTAGATATGTATTTAGGGAATTAAAAGAGCTTTCGGAAAAATTAAAACTTAAAAATTATGAATGGGCGGAGTTTGAACAATTATCTATGGGTATGAGTAATGATTATGAAATTGCTATAGAGGAAGGTGCTACTTTAGTTAGAGTTGGCTCAGCTATATTTGGGAAACGTAATTATTAGGAGGCATTATGAAAAAAATTAAAACATTTATGAAAAAGGCGAAATATGTCATTGGATTAAATGATGATTATGAGCAAGATTATACAAAAAATGATTCAAATGTAACTTATGTAGATAGATTTGAAAAAAGAGAAGAAGATTATTTTGAGGAAGAAGCTACAACTGAAGTTGAACTTAAGGTATTGAAAACGCCCAAAATGGTAATAAAGAAGCCCTTGGACTTTTCAGATGCGGAATTTATAGTAGATGCTTTCAAAAAAGGAGACCGAGTTGTTTTAGATTATACTGATTTAAAAGGGAATGATAGAAGACAAGTATTTGATTTCTTAAATGGAGCAATATTTGCATTAGATGGCTCAATAGAAAAAATGAGTAAAGATAGGTATATATATTTGCCAAAAGGCGATTTTTATAGCGAAGAGATTGAGAAAAAATTTAGCATAAAATAGGAGGCTGGTTATATGTATGGGATAATAATAAGCGGGATAATGTTATTTTTTAGAGCTATTGAAATATTGGTATTAGTTAGATGTGTTCTTTCATTTATAGCTCAAGGACAAAGAGGAAATGTACTTATAGATGTAGTATATCAGATGACAGATCCTTTACTGACACCTATAAGAGAAGGCATGTATAAGCTGAATATAAATACTGGAATGATTGATTTTTCACCTATAATTTTGTTCTTCTTACTTAGAATAGCTAGATCAATAATACTTGGAGTATTGCTATAATGAGTAGTATAGATGGCAGTTTTTATACAAAGCATTTGAATAGAGAAGATGAAATTGTTTTGGGTCGGCGAATAGTTGATATATGTAACAGAGCAATGCGCAGTTATGAAATTCAAGAAACTGATTTCTTAGATCCTAGAGGTGTAGAGGTTGCTATATCTATAATAAATAGATTTGATGAAGTTTCATATTCTATTCAAGGAATATTTGATAATGCAGAGCGAGCGATTATAACGATATATCCTTCGTATATGTGTGAAGATGATATTGATTCAAGAATAGTTCTGATTTCAGCAATTGGAAATTTTAAATTTTTTAGAGCTTCGCATAGAGATGTGCTGGGAAGCTTATTAAATTTAGGAATTGAAAGAGATAAAATTGGCGATATAATAGTGAGTCCAGAAGAAATACAATTTGCGGTGAAGAAAGAATTAGAACATTTTCTATTGAATAGTTTCAATAGAATTGGAAAGCTGAGTATCAAATGTAATGAAAAAAACTTTGATGAAAAGCTAGATAAAATTATAAAAACAGAGACTTTAAATCTAAATATAAGTGCGCTTAGACTAGATAGTTTGATTGCAGCTATAGCAAATATCAATAGAAAAAAAGCGTGCGATTTAATTTCAGCAGAAAAAGTAAAATTGAACTGGAGAATAGCTACAAAAAATTCTGCGGATATAAAAGAAAATGATCAAATTTCTATTAGAGGCTTTGGAAGATTTAAACTTTCGAGTGTCAATGGACAAACTAAAAAAGATCGATTTCGAATCACAGTTTTAAAATATGTGTAAGTAGGAGGGGTATTGTGATTACACCGTTGGATATTCAAAACAAAGAATTTTCAAAAGGTTTTAATGGATACAAAGTTGATGAGGTACAATCTTTTTTAAGAGAGTTGATGCGTGATTACGAAAGATGTTATAAGGAAAATATTGAAATAAAAGAGCGCATGGATATGCTTAAATCAAAACTGAAACATTACGATACACTAGAAACTACATTGCAAAATACGTTAGTAGTAGCCCAGAAGTCAGCTGAAGATTTGAGTATAAATGCGAGAGAAAAAGCAGAAAATATTGTAAAAGATGCAGAGAATGAAGCAAATAGAATTATTGAACAAGCACAAAAACGAGCAGAGGATAAGAAGAGAGAACTTGAAAAATTACAAGAAGAGGTTCTAGTTTTTAAACTTAGATTTAAGACTCTTTTAAATTCAGAGTTAGAGGCTCTAGATAATTTTTATGCGGAATCAAAACTTGAAAATAATGGAGGAGAATTGAATGAATAAGATTGGTATAATAGGAGCTATGCAAGAGGAAGTAGATATTTTGCAAGCTGAAATGAATATATCGAAAAAAGAAGTACTAGCAGGTATGACTTTTTTCTCAGGTGAGTTACGAAATAAAGAGGTTGTTGTTGTAATGTCAGGCATAGGAAAAGTTAATGCTGCTGCATGTGCACAAATATTGTCAACACATTATGATGTCGATTTGATGGTAAATACTGGAGTAGCTGGAGCTATTCATCCTGAGTTAGAACCAGGAGATTTAGTTATTTCAAAAGATTTAGCCCAACATGATATGGATGTTACAGGTGCAGGTTGTCCTTTGGGAGAAATACCAAGACTTGGAAAAACTTATTTTGAAGCAGATACTAGACTTATTGGTGTGTTTGAAGAGGCGGCAAAACTCAAAGCTAAAGAGTCTAAAATTATGATAGGAAGAATTGTATCAGGAGACTTATTTGTTTCAGCTCAAGATACAAAGGATTTC
Encoded proteins:
- a CDS encoding YggS family pyridoxal phosphate-dependent enzyme, whose protein sequence is MTIEERLRAVYDKIECATERAGREKGSVDLVCVTKTVPFERMKPALDVGVKIIGESKTTELIEKSGLVAPYGVEKHFIGHLQSNKAKQIINEVDLLHSLDRWSLAEALQKKLENGDSTLDVLIQVNVSKEKSKGGVFVEEIHDFVEEMRNLKLLKIKGLMTMAPYADNPENVRYVFRELKELSEKLKLKNYEWAEFEQLSMGMSNDYEIAIEEGATLVRVGSAIFGKRNY
- a CDS encoding cell division protein SepF, translating into MKKIKTFMKKAKYVIGLNDDYEQDYTKNDSNVTYVDRFEKREEDYFEEEATTEVELKVLKTPKMVIKKPLDFSDAEFIVDAFKKGDRVVLDYTDLKGNDRRQVFDFLNGAIFALDGSIEKMSKDRYIYLPKGDFYSEEIEKKFSIK
- a CDS encoding YggT family protein, with protein sequence MYGIIISGIMLFFRAIEILVLVRCVLSFIAQGQRGNVLIDVVYQMTDPLLTPIREGMYKLNINTGMIDFSPIILFFLLRIARSIILGVLL
- a CDS encoding YlmH/Sll1252 family protein, with the protein product MSSIDGSFYTKHLNREDEIVLGRRIVDICNRAMRSYEIQETDFLDPRGVEVAISIINRFDEVSYSIQGIFDNAERAIITIYPSYMCEDDIDSRIVLISAIGNFKFFRASHRDVLGSLLNLGIERDKIGDIIVSPEEIQFAVKKELEHFLLNSFNRIGKLSIKCNEKNFDEKLDKIIKTETLNLNISALRLDSLIAAIANINRKKACDLISAEKVKLNWRIATKNSADIKENDQISIRGFGRFKLSSVNGQTKKDRFRITVLKYV
- a CDS encoding DivIVA domain-containing protein; this encodes MITPLDIQNKEFSKGFNGYKVDEVQSFLRELMRDYERCYKENIEIKERMDMLKSKLKHYDTLETTLQNTLVVAQKSAEDLSINAREKAENIVKDAENEANRIIEQAQKRAEDKKRELEKLQEEVLVFKLRFKTLLNSELEALDNFYAESKLENNGGELNE
- a CDS encoding 5'-methylthioadenosine/adenosylhomocysteine nucleosidase; translated protein: MNKIGIIGAMQEEVDILQAEMNISKKEVLAGMTFFSGELRNKEVVVVMSGIGKVNAAACAQILSTHYDVDLMVNTGVAGAIHPELEPGDLVISKDLAQHDMDVTGAGCPLGEIPRLGKTYFEADTRLIGVFEEAAKLKAKESKIMIGRIVSGDLFVSAQDTKDFLWEHFGAYCAEMEGAAIAQIAYLNQVPFVVVRAISDKADGSAEVTYEEFVKDAAKMSASIVDEVLNRLA